A genomic segment from Amygdalobacter nucleatus encodes:
- a CDS encoding RsmE family RNA methyltransferase has product MQHFFVSNLKWDEPTGCGTSELDSKQAHHLSCVLRAKVGDELTVAYAREIFRAKISDITKDTVSLEVYKPALPNSELPLDLLLVQGLPKADKLEHIIMKACELGVSEIWPCVCERSISRDKKEKLAKLSQRRNEIALAACKQSHRAKLVEVQPSANLFDVLNMIDADYILFAYEQSQTEQNLANWFSEHYAELSAALKTNVANSKRKRIAILVGPEGGFSEKEVLQIQSLDKAFTINLGSRILRTETAPLAMLSYLMLELEQLTIKVTEYQFV; this is encoded by the coding sequence ATGCAACACTTTTTTGTTTCAAATCTTAAATGGGATGAGCCAACTGGCTGTGGTACAAGCGAACTAGACTCTAAGCAAGCACATCACTTGAGCTGTGTGTTAAGAGCAAAAGTGGGTGATGAGTTGACTGTAGCTTATGCTAGAGAGATATTTCGTGCCAAAATCAGTGATATAACTAAAGATACTGTTAGCTTAGAAGTCTATAAGCCTGCATTGCCTAACTCTGAATTACCTTTGGATTTGCTACTTGTACAAGGTCTACCTAAGGCTGATAAGTTAGAGCATATAATAATGAAAGCATGCGAGCTTGGCGTTAGCGAAATTTGGCCATGTGTTTGTGAACGCAGTATCAGCCGTGATAAAAAAGAAAAACTTGCCAAACTCAGTCAAAGGCGTAATGAAATTGCTTTGGCTGCTTGTAAACAGTCACATCGAGCTAAGTTAGTCGAAGTTCAACCTAGTGCTAATTTGTTTGATGTATTAAATATGATAGATGCAGATTATATTTTGTTTGCATATGAGCAGAGTCAGACTGAGCAAAATTTAGCAAATTGGTTTTCTGAACACTACGCTGAGTTGAGTGCAGCACTTAAAACCAACGTAGCTAACAGCAAACGCAAACGCATCGCAATTCTGGTTGGGCCAGAAGGTGGCTTTTCAGAAAAAGAAGTTTTGCAAATTCAAAGCTTGGATAAGGCTTTTACGATCAATTTGGGTTCGCGTATTTTGCGGACAGAAACAGCGCCGCTTGCAATGCTCAGCTATTTGATGCTAGAGCTTGAACAGCTGACTATTAAAGTGACTGAGTATCAATTTGTCTAA
- a CDS encoding DNA translocase FtsK, whose product MASYRKGESLGLQGIVSLIVLCLAILVLISFYLPAEVSGAMGVFFRYVAYGLCGPLYHCIPLLLLLTAWLGFRHKRHGLPKQLIVHCLIMYMLVAALIQFFTLDQNAFIKQVEQMTQFYQHTQANLWFAQSEVRATTSINLLWQASIEPGNFPLLQDVRPVGVLAGAFSLAFHELFGSLVGKIVLLILLAGEIRIIFGFSLLEWLITLKDVLLASNENIKQAVHETMQELAEQKANDLEAGESYAKLSAPDLTDDVTLAADALPEPIEANSGKVLEAINELNNEPNTNEAADIVDKVNSAPIVTAYEAELEPYTANKSVELAQKMDFNQTVNTETDDTTHKVEAEKLETKVENASNRNLQVEPKLIDSNAWRKQANSKIWAKVEAANLFNPSFKASSELAKEAPKIAQPISSLDNRPTTQFGEMSLSPETSVSNEPQTEVVLPQKTVSNLKAHSEPLANQAEQAALNREYDILNKSSLQPQFAVVEEKINVDPFALDPTADEIGTQLPTDKQLMTDFNIWTQAKNRQAYMNNGEMTDLEPNNVKDLSINSAATNNSAATNNSAVTESKPTNMQPEMHSQAERTDLQLGTEADSLVETKEVPSEDISVHDDNKQAISKGSRTNKNVELLADLDLANNEPEHSTRSANVKYTQREAKDSLLKESALQQLVEKPAMNKPDYVFPDISLLTEVKNNSNSNNTEQIRAQADKLESTLKSFGVDAEVINITTGPTITRFELSPGIGVKVSKIVNLNDDIALSLAATGVRIEAPIPGKSAIGIEIPNKEKRVVDLRSLLVSSKWLENQQPLKVALGRDIPGQALIADLADMTHTLIAGATGSGKSICINAILISLLYHCQPDELKLILVDPKVVELSVYNGIPHLLASVVTDPKKAAKALNWACGEMERRYTLLAKAQVRDIKSYNEYVNSHAGFRQSHVDSNGQLVYEIMQHMPYLVVVIDELADLMMTAPQEVEDAINRIAAKGRACGIHLILATQRPSVDVITGVIKANVPSRIAFAVSSQVDSRTILDGSGAEKLLGKGDMLYNPRGAIKSTRGQGAFISDQDVEAVVKFIKENNVAYIDEATVVDIFVDKSDDNKNVKANSDQDELFDAAVETILDAGYASVSILQRRLNIGYPRAGRLIDSLEQAGFIGPANSSKPREIKISRSDWEK is encoded by the coding sequence ATGGCTTCTTATCGTAAAGGTGAAAGTTTAGGTTTACAGGGCATAGTCAGCTTAATTGTACTGTGTCTAGCAATATTGGTTTTAATTTCGTTTTATCTACCAGCTGAAGTATCTGGTGCAATGGGTGTATTTTTTCGTTATGTTGCCTATGGCTTATGTGGCCCACTTTACCATTGCATACCATTGCTATTGTTATTGACAGCTTGGTTAGGCTTTAGACATAAACGGCATGGACTACCTAAGCAGTTGATTGTGCATTGCCTGATTATGTATATGCTAGTTGCTGCTTTAATTCAGTTCTTTACACTTGATCAAAATGCTTTTATCAAGCAAGTTGAGCAGATGACGCAATTTTACCAACATACACAAGCCAATTTGTGGTTTGCTCAGAGTGAAGTTAGAGCCACAACTAGCATTAACTTACTTTGGCAAGCTAGTATTGAGCCTGGCAATTTCCCTTTGTTGCAAGACGTGCGCCCAGTTGGCGTTTTGGCGGGTGCTTTCAGTTTAGCTTTTCATGAATTGTTCGGTTCACTAGTTGGCAAGATTGTCTTGTTAATTCTGTTAGCTGGCGAAATTCGCATTATTTTTGGCTTTTCTTTGCTAGAGTGGCTGATTACACTGAAAGATGTTTTGCTTGCTTCAAATGAAAATATTAAGCAGGCGGTGCATGAAACAATGCAGGAATTAGCGGAACAAAAAGCTAACGATTTAGAAGCTGGCGAAAGTTATGCCAAGCTAAGTGCGCCTGATTTAACCGATGATGTAACTTTAGCAGCTGATGCTTTACCTGAACCTATTGAAGCTAATTCAGGCAAGGTATTAGAAGCAATTAATGAGTTAAATAACGAGCCAAATACAAACGAAGCTGCTGATATAGTCGATAAGGTTAATTCTGCACCAATTGTGACAGCTTATGAAGCTGAGTTAGAGCCATATACGGCTAATAAATCTGTTGAATTAGCTCAAAAGATGGACTTTAATCAAACAGTAAATACAGAAACTGATGACACAACGCATAAAGTTGAGGCTGAGAAACTTGAAACGAAGGTAGAAAATGCAAGCAATCGTAACTTGCAAGTAGAACCTAAATTGATTGACAGTAATGCGTGGCGAAAACAAGCTAATTCTAAAATTTGGGCTAAAGTAGAAGCAGCTAACTTGTTTAATCCAAGCTTTAAGGCTAGTTCAGAACTTGCTAAAGAAGCGCCCAAAATAGCTCAGCCAATAAGTTCATTAGATAATAGACCTACAACTCAGTTTGGTGAGATGAGTCTATCACCAGAAACAAGTGTATCCAATGAGCCACAAACAGAAGTTGTTTTACCTCAAAAGACTGTATCTAACTTAAAAGCTCATTCTGAGCCTTTAGCCAATCAGGCTGAGCAGGCAGCATTGAATCGTGAATATGATATTCTCAATAAGTCATCCTTGCAGCCACAATTTGCAGTTGTTGAAGAAAAAATTAATGTTGATCCTTTTGCTTTGGATCCAACGGCTGATGAGATTGGCACGCAGTTACCGACAGACAAGCAACTAATGACAGATTTCAACATTTGGACCCAAGCTAAAAATCGCCAAGCTTACATGAACAATGGTGAAATGACTGACTTAGAGCCAAATAATGTAAAGGACTTAAGCATTAATTCAGCTGCAACTAACAATTCAGCTGCAACTAATAATTCGGCTGTAACTGAAAGTAAGCCAACTAATATGCAACCAGAAATGCATAGTCAAGCTGAACGTACTGATTTACAGTTAGGAACTGAAGCAGACTCACTGGTTGAGACTAAAGAAGTGCCAAGTGAAGATATTAGTGTTCATGATGATAACAAGCAAGCCATTTCAAAAGGTAGTCGTACAAATAAGAATGTCGAATTATTAGCCGATTTAGATTTGGCAAATAATGAGCCTGAACATTCAACAAGGTCGGCAAACGTCAAATACACACAACGTGAGGCTAAAGACAGCTTATTGAAAGAAAGTGCTTTACAGCAATTGGTCGAAAAACCAGCTATGAATAAGCCGGACTATGTGTTCCCTGATATTAGTTTATTGACGGAAGTTAAGAATAATAGTAATAGTAACAATACCGAACAAATCAGAGCACAAGCGGACAAGTTAGAAAGTACATTGAAGAGCTTTGGAGTTGATGCTGAAGTGATCAACATAACGACTGGTCCGACAATTACACGCTTCGAATTAAGCCCGGGTATTGGGGTCAAGGTTTCCAAAATTGTCAATTTGAATGATGATATAGCCTTGAGTTTAGCTGCAACAGGTGTTCGAATTGAAGCACCAATTCCTGGTAAATCGGCAATCGGCATTGAAATACCGAACAAAGAAAAACGTGTGGTTGATTTGCGTTCCTTATTAGTTTCAAGTAAGTGGTTAGAAAATCAACAACCGTTGAAAGTAGCTCTGGGCCGTGATATTCCAGGGCAGGCCTTAATTGCAGATTTAGCAGATATGACGCATACCTTGATCGCTGGTGCAACTGGTTCTGGTAAGTCAATCTGTATTAATGCTATCTTGATCAGCTTGCTTTATCACTGTCAACCTGATGAGCTTAAACTGATTTTAGTCGACCCTAAGGTTGTTGAGCTGAGCGTTTACAATGGTATTCCGCATCTTTTAGCATCAGTTGTAACAGATCCCAAGAAGGCAGCCAAGGCTTTGAACTGGGCTTGTGGCGAAATGGAACGGCGCTATACTTTGCTAGCTAAAGCACAGGTTAGAGACATCAAGTCATACAATGAATATGTGAACAGTCATGCTGGTTTCAGACAAAGCCATGTTGATAGTAATGGTCAATTAGTCTATGAAATTATGCAACATATGCCATATTTGGTTGTGGTGATTGATGAATTGGCTGATTTGATGATGACAGCGCCTCAAGAAGTTGAAGATGCGATCAATCGCATTGCAGCTAAGGGTAGAGCTTGCGGTATTCATTTGATTTTGGCAACTCAGCGTCCATCTGTTGATGTTATAACCGGTGTAATTAAGGCTAATGTGCCATCGCGTATTGCTTTTGCTGTTTCTTCACAAGTCGATTCACGCACAATCCTTGATGGATCTGGCGCAGAGAAGCTGTTAGGTAAGGGCGATATGTTGTACAATCCACGTGGAGCAATCAAGTCAACCCGTGGCCAGGGTGCTTTTATCAGCGACCAAGATGTAGAGGCTGTTGTCAAATTTATTAAGGAAAACAATGTAGCTTATATAGATGAAGCAACAGTAGTCGATATTTTCGTAGATAAGAGCGATGATAACAAGAATGTCAAAGCTAATAGTGATCAAGATGAGCTGTTTGATGCAGCAGTTGAAACAATTTTAGATGCTGGTTATGCTTCAGTTTCAATTTTGCAAAGACGTCTAAATATTGGTTATCCAAGAGCTGGTCGTTTGATTGATAGCTTGGAACAAGCAGGCTTTATTGGACCTGCCAACAGTTCAAAGCCGCGTGAAATTAAAATTAGTCGTTCAGATTGGGAAAAGTAA
- a CDS encoding bifunctional 5,10-methylenetetrahydrofolate dehydrogenase/5,10-methenyltetrahydrofolate cyclohydrolase, which translates to MGKVRKGEVNMLWSGKEVAQAMLLEARQAISENSAKQGRAPKLAIVVIGTDPASQVYIRNKLRSCDKVGILNETIALEPTVSEAELLNVIKQLNADKTVDGILVQLPLPKHINVQIVQAAISTDKDVDGFKAEHMGACWLNAPGLRPCTPAGIMRLLDYYNYDLTGKNVLIIGRSNIVAKPLAAMLLAKNATVTIAHSKTKNLFELSQNMDLIVTSVGKANFLPQTAIKAGVSLVDVGINRTAEGKLVGDIDHACYELAENYTPVPGGVGPLTVAQLIVNAVQAWLEH; encoded by the coding sequence TTGGGAAAAGTAAGGAAAGGTGAAGTTAATATGTTGTGGTCAGGCAAAGAAGTAGCACAAGCTATGTTATTAGAAGCTAGACAAGCAATTTCTGAAAATAGCGCCAAACAGGGGCGAGCTCCAAAGTTGGCAATAGTTGTAATCGGTACAGACCCAGCTTCGCAAGTTTATATTCGAAACAAATTGAGATCCTGCGATAAAGTTGGTATCTTGAATGAAACGATTGCTTTGGAGCCTACTGTTAGTGAAGCTGAATTATTGAATGTTATCAAGCAGCTAAATGCAGACAAAACTGTTGATGGTATATTGGTACAGTTGCCTTTGCCGAAGCATATCAATGTGCAAATCGTGCAAGCTGCTATTTCGACTGACAAAGATGTTGATGGTTTTAAAGCCGAGCATATGGGTGCATGTTGGCTGAATGCACCAGGCCTAAGACCATGTACGCCAGCTGGTATCATGCGCTTATTAGATTATTACAACTATGATTTGACAGGCAAAAACGTTTTAATCATCGGCCGGAGCAATATTGTGGCTAAACCTCTAGCAGCTATGCTGTTAGCAAAGAATGCAACGGTGACAATTGCTCATTCTAAGACGAAGAATTTGTTCGAATTAAGCCAGAATATGGATTTGATTGTCACGAGTGTAGGTAAGGCTAATTTCTTACCTCAAACGGCAATCAAGGCGGGCGTATCGTTGGTTGATGTTGGAATTAATCGGACAGCTGAAGGTAAGTTAGTTGGTGATATTGATCATGCATGCTATGAATTAGCAGAGAATTATACGCCAGTTCCAGGTGGCGTTGGCCCACTTACCGTAGCTCAGCTGATTGTTAATGCTGTACAAGCTTGGTTAGAACATTAA
- the ptsP gene encoding phosphoenolpyruvate--protein phosphotransferase, which produces MATLQGRVISEGMVVAPVFVYEKFSLDKLNYEAGSADEELAKYEDALKVATSQLKELFIKALKELGRDKSLLFEVHQMLIQDDDFKDEVRNLIKDGLDAPHAVQKAGQTFADMMLAIDDDYMQQRALDFKDISNRLIRILANVESNTEILEPAIVVADDLEPSETVTFPKDKILGFVLRQGSANSHTAILARGMNVPALIQTPLKQNSVKTGDTVILDAVDGCFITEPSAEQLAEYNDKIAKRKAMLAELKQYLNGPSLTKSGKAIKLYNNIGSLEDIKSVLENGAEGVGLFRSEFLYMGRSSLPTEEEQTKIYTKALQALDGKPLIVRTMDIGADKQVACLRLKKEANPALGKRAVRICLDDKRLFKDQLKALLRASVAGKLSIMVPMIISVDEVRQCKEILAECREELKAANQPFSENIPFGIMIETPAACILADDLAKEVDFFSVGTNDLTQYTLACDRQNDAVAYLYDDTNPAVLSLMKMVAEAANQNGIWAGVCGELASNSEITSTLISYGYTELSISPAKTPIIRRAIAKTE; this is translated from the coding sequence ATGGCAACTTTACAGGGAAGAGTAATATCCGAAGGCATGGTCGTAGCACCTGTTTTCGTCTATGAAAAATTTTCATTAGATAAGTTGAATTATGAGGCTGGTTCAGCAGACGAAGAATTAGCTAAATATGAGGATGCGTTGAAGGTTGCAACCAGTCAGTTGAAGGAGTTGTTTATCAAGGCTTTGAAAGAGCTAGGGCGTGATAAGTCATTGCTGTTTGAAGTTCATCAGATGCTGATTCAGGATGACGATTTCAAAGATGAAGTGCGTAATTTGATTAAAGATGGACTTGATGCACCACATGCTGTTCAGAAGGCAGGTCAGACGTTTGCTGATATGATGCTGGCAATCGATGATGATTATATGCAGCAGAGGGCCTTAGATTTCAAAGATATATCTAATCGCCTGATTCGTATACTAGCCAATGTCGAAAGTAATACAGAGATTTTAGAACCAGCAATTGTTGTAGCTGATGATTTGGAACCATCTGAGACAGTTACATTTCCTAAAGATAAAATTCTAGGCTTCGTTTTACGCCAAGGCTCAGCTAATTCACACACCGCCATTTTAGCCCGTGGTATGAATGTGCCGGCTTTAATTCAGACACCATTGAAACAAAACAGCGTAAAAACAGGTGATACAGTTATTTTGGATGCCGTTGATGGTTGCTTTATCACTGAACCAAGTGCTGAACAATTAGCTGAATATAACGATAAAATTGCGAAAAGAAAAGCTATGTTAGCTGAACTTAAACAATATCTGAATGGACCAAGTTTAACTAAGTCTGGCAAGGCTATTAAGCTTTATAACAATATAGGTAGCCTAGAAGATATTAAGTCTGTACTTGAAAATGGCGCAGAAGGTGTTGGCTTGTTCCGCTCTGAATTTTTGTATATGGGCCGTAGCAGCTTACCAACTGAAGAAGAACAGACCAAAATCTACACCAAGGCTTTGCAAGCTTTGGATGGCAAACCGTTAATTGTGAGAACCATGGATATTGGCGCTGATAAGCAGGTAGCTTGCTTGCGCTTGAAGAAAGAGGCTAATCCAGCCTTAGGCAAACGGGCAGTGCGTATCTGTTTAGATGATAAGCGTTTGTTCAAAGATCAATTAAAGGCTTTGTTGCGAGCTTCTGTAGCTGGCAAATTGTCTATCATGGTGCCGATGATCATTTCGGTTGATGAAGTTAGACAATGTAAAGAAATTTTGGCTGAATGTCGAGAAGAATTAAAGGCAGCTAATCAGCCGTTTAGTGAGAATATCCCATTTGGTATTATGATCGAGACACCAGCTGCTTGTATTTTAGCTGATGATTTAGCCAAAGAAGTTGATTTCTTCAGTGTCGGTACGAACGACTTGACGCAGTATACCTTGGCTTGTGATCGTCAGAATGATGCAGTGGCATATTTGTATGATGATACCAATCCTGCTGTTTTAAGTTTGATGAAGATGGTTGCTGAAGCTGCTAATCAAAACGGTATTTGGGCAGGTGTATGTGGTGAGTTAGCTTCTAATTCTGAGATAACTTCTACCTTAATTTCCTATGGCTATACTGAACTTTCCATATCACCAGCCAAAACCCCAATTATCCGTCGTGCAATTGCTAAGACAGAATAA
- a CDS encoding NUDIX domain-containing protein: MINEQELGDKSKSEFLETEVSSETFFNGYVFTAKKFQVKLPDGSVHPREVALHNGGACIAAQLPDGKFLLVRQYRFAVQQELLEFPAGKIEKAELAKLCAMRELEEECGYKAQKVVDLGYIYPTCGYSSERIYLYYATNLQKTAQNLDDGENLSILKLSLPEIITLIEQGKLHDGKTIALAYKIKQLLDSKQN; this comes from the coding sequence ATGATTAACGAGCAAGAGCTTGGAGATAAGAGTAAGTCGGAATTTTTAGAAACAGAAGTTAGTTCAGAGACCTTTTTTAATGGCTATGTTTTTACCGCTAAGAAATTTCAAGTGAAGTTACCTGATGGTTCAGTCCATCCAAGAGAAGTAGCTTTACACAATGGCGGAGCTTGCATTGCCGCTCAACTTCCTGATGGCAAATTTTTGTTAGTTAGACAGTATCGTTTTGCTGTACAGCAGGAATTGTTAGAATTTCCAGCTGGCAAAATTGAAAAGGCCGAACTTGCCAAATTGTGCGCAATGCGTGAATTAGAAGAAGAGTGCGGCTATAAAGCTCAAAAAGTTGTTGACCTAGGCTATATTTATCCAACATGTGGTTATTCCTCTGAGCGAATTTATCTATACTATGCAACGAATTTGCAAAAAACAGCCCAAAACTTAGATGATGGCGAAAATTTATCCATCTTAAAGCTGAGTTTACCGGAGATTATCACATTGATTGAGCAAGGCAAATTACATGATGGCAAAACGATTGCCTTAGCATACAAAATCAAGCAATTATTAGACAGTAAGCAAAATTAA
- a CDS encoding HPr family phosphocarrier protein yields MKTFTYTVKDQLGLHARPAGLLATKSAAFQSKITLSNGVKEADCKKLIRLLTLGVKQGDKIELKVEGEDEDAAFNDLKAFVEENL; encoded by the coding sequence ATGAAAACATTTACTTACACAGTCAAAGATCAATTAGGTTTGCATGCTAGACCAGCTGGCTTATTAGCTACTAAGTCTGCTGCTTTCCAATCCAAAATTACATTGAGCAATGGCGTTAAAGAAGCCGATTGTAAGAAATTGATCCGTTTGTTGACACTTGGTGTTAAACAAGGTGACAAAATCGAACTTAAGGTAGAAGGCGAAGATGAGGATGCCGCTTTTAATGATTTGAAAGCATTTGTTGAGGAAAATCTTTAA
- a CDS encoding HAD family hydrolase yields the protein MKKYKYIVFDVDGTLVDSEMKVLSTLRQAIIDMRGVEHPISELGFAMGMAPKPILHRLGYNIDVDEIIHCWEQHLLHYDKEVVFFEGMLDTLEQLSTKYTIGIGTSRIYDEYYKDFANLPIFSKLGLAVCGNMVSNRKPAPDILLYYMDKTGCTNQDLLFVGDTEFDRDCAKAANVDFAFAAWGGKDLTEQDCQIYLQKPTDLLKLLEA from the coding sequence ATGAAAAAATACAAATATATTGTTTTTGATGTTGATGGTACTTTGGTTGATAGTGAGATGAAAGTGCTTTCAACTTTACGCCAAGCAATTATTGATATGCGTGGAGTTGAGCATCCAATTAGCGAACTAGGTTTTGCTATGGGTATGGCACCAAAGCCAATTTTGCATAGATTGGGTTATAACATTGATGTTGATGAGATTATTCATTGTTGGGAACAACATCTTTTGCATTATGATAAAGAAGTTGTTTTCTTTGAGGGAATGTTGGATACATTGGAACAGCTCAGCACTAAATATACAATCGGAATAGGAACAAGCCGTATTTACGATGAGTATTATAAAGACTTTGCTAATTTGCCAATTTTCTCTAAATTGGGCTTAGCAGTATGCGGTAATATGGTTAGTAACCGTAAACCAGCACCAGATATTTTGTTGTATTATATGGATAAGACTGGTTGTACAAATCAAGACTTGTTATTTGTCGGTGATACTGAGTTCGACCGTGATTGCGCTAAGGCAGCTAATGTCGATTTTGCTTTTGCAGCTTGGGGCGGTAAAGATTTAACAGAGCAAGACTGTCAGATTTATTTGCAAAAGCCAACAGATTTGCTCAAACTATTAGAAGCTTAG
- a CDS encoding CapA family protein, which produces MSKYKKSYLSLAIIICALLVCNLFLFSKSIKPHKAKQTTNSRKQANKVQAVPATSSESTPATKDIEVTTLKCRLSWVGDVLLHDTLLRAGNAEKDQASNFDFLFQHFTNRFAKIDWPIVNMEGTMTPALKANDQFSAYPLFRSPTTLAKAMQKANVKLAVTSNNHCIDSGVSGVNSTLEALESCGIVHVGTSKSKDSKTWLIKDINGIKVGFSAWTYETVRLNGNIGINGISLPAELVGRVDSFSYESPYFEQDLKRMQDRAREMQKAGAEATVFFMHWGTEYNPQILIASQQIAQALADVDCDLIFATGPHCVQAIQSVKAKNSEHRLLSYYSVGNFVSAQQYSTGLGEPNSANIPGIAEDGLFAEVEFSKPSNSARAKISFATYQPLYCYKPASSNGGHLAQAICLVDANKQPEKVDGQMDLITASAKRTAQIMQENSVEGFNFIDPYKTDPWLKQFAIN; this is translated from the coding sequence ATGTCTAAATATAAGAAATCATATTTATCATTAGCAATCATCATCTGTGCACTGCTTGTTTGTAACCTATTTTTATTCAGTAAAAGTATAAAGCCGCATAAAGCTAAACAAACTACAAACTCACGCAAGCAAGCAAATAAAGTGCAAGCTGTGCCAGCAACAAGCTCTGAAAGTACGCCTGCAACAAAGGATATAGAAGTAACGACTTTAAAATGTCGCTTATCCTGGGTTGGCGATGTGTTATTACATGACACTTTATTAAGAGCAGGCAATGCTGAAAAAGATCAAGCTAGCAATTTTGACTTTTTGTTCCAACATTTTACTAATCGCTTTGCTAAAATTGATTGGCCAATTGTTAATATGGAAGGTACGATGACCCCAGCATTAAAAGCTAACGATCAATTTTCCGCCTATCCCCTTTTCCGCTCTCCCACAACCTTAGCCAAAGCCATGCAAAAGGCTAACGTCAAATTAGCTGTTACCAGCAATAACCACTGCATAGACTCAGGTGTTAGCGGTGTAAATTCGACTTTGGAGGCTTTGGAAAGCTGTGGCATTGTCCATGTTGGTACAAGCAAAAGTAAGGATAGCAAAACTTGGCTGATCAAAGACATTAACGGCATTAAAGTTGGCTTCTCAGCTTGGACATACGAAACTGTCAGACTGAACGGCAATATCGGGATAAACGGTATTTCTCTACCAGCTGAGCTTGTGGGACGGGTTGATAGTTTTTCTTACGAAAGTCCTTATTTTGAACAAGACCTAAAACGCATGCAAGACAGGGCCCGTGAGATGCAAAAAGCAGGTGCTGAAGCGACTGTTTTCTTCATGCATTGGGGGACTGAATATAATCCACAAATTTTGATTGCTTCTCAGCAAATTGCGCAAGCTTTGGCCGATGTAGATTGCGATTTAATCTTCGCAACTGGTCCACATTGTGTCCAAGCTATTCAAAGCGTTAAAGCAAAAAACTCTGAGCACCGCTTATTAAGTTACTATTCTGTCGGCAACTTCGTTTCAGCTCAGCAATATTCAACTGGTCTAGGCGAGCCAAATTCAGCCAACATTCCTGGCATTGCTGAAGATGGTTTGTTCGCAGAAGTTGAATTTAGCAAGCCTTCTAACAGTGCTCGTGCCAAAATTTCATTCGCAACTTATCAACCGCTTTATTGTTACAAGCCTGCAAGTTCTAATGGCGGGCATCTAGCACAAGCTATCTGTTTGGTTGATGCAAATAAACAGCCTGAAAAAGTTGATGGTCAAATGGACTTAATCACAGCCTCAGCTAAGCGAACAGCTCAGATCATGCAAGAGAACTCCGTTGAAGGTTTCAATTTCATTGATCCTTACAAAACTGATCCTTGGCTCAAACAATTTGCAATTAATTAA
- a CDS encoding DUF1461 domain-containing protein — protein sequence MNQGEELIYNKSNIGLTVLQTLLALCLATVVVFQSIATCCFDFPFYQQNFRNLGTAKHVDVSEDELETALKVLLDYLNGKRDDINLTVRLTSNQETVEMYNAREIAHMVDVRALWQLLLKLKRVLIIVSVLIICGLFLPYLWQLKFYFAHNKLAKMQTAVAMRKFSYFWRSMRRSACYSLLIIALFVGLIAWLASSDFSSFWWHFHELLFSNDLWQLDPNTSRMVNLVDGQFFDNLVHYILQTTTASLAGLYLLLLLFPSICLYFIQKWHKTV from the coding sequence ATGAATCAAGGTGAGGAGCTTATATACAATAAGTCTAATATTGGCTTGACTGTTCTGCAGACGCTACTTGCTTTATGTTTAGCAACAGTTGTTGTTTTTCAGAGTATAGCTACTTGCTGCTTTGATTTCCCGTTTTATCAGCAGAATTTCCGCAATTTAGGTACAGCTAAACATGTTGATGTAAGTGAAGATGAACTAGAGACAGCCTTAAAAGTTTTGCTTGATTATTTGAATGGTAAGCGTGATGACATTAATTTGACCGTGCGCTTAACTAGTAATCAAGAAACAGTGGAAATGTACAATGCGCGTGAAATAGCACATATGGTTGATGTGCGTGCGCTTTGGCAGCTTTTACTTAAGCTGAAACGGGTCTTGATAATAGTTAGTGTACTCATTATCTGTGGCTTGTTTTTGCCCTATTTATGGCAACTTAAATTTTATTTTGCGCACAATAAGCTTGCTAAAATGCAGACAGCTGTTGCCATGCGTAAATTCAGCTATTTCTGGCGATCCATGCGGCGCTCAGCTTGCTATAGTTTGCTTATAATTGCCCTGTTTGTTGGTCTAATTGCCTGGCTAGCAAGTTCTGATTTTTCTAGCTTTTGGTGGCATTTTCACGAACTTTTGTTCAGTAATGATTTGTGGCAATTAGACCCTAACACCTCGCGTATGGTCAATTTGGTTGATGGTCAATTCTTTGACAATTTAGTACATTATATTTTACAAACAACGACAGCTAGCTTAGCAGGTCTTTATCTGCTCTTACTTTTGTTTCCAAGTATCTGCCTTTATTTCATTCAAAAATGGCATAAAACTGTTTAA